From Hartmannibacter diazotrophicus, a single genomic window includes:
- a CDS encoding cell division protein ZapA — MAQVTVTIAGKVYRMACDDGQEEHLFGLARRLDEQVDEMRKIFGEIGDQRLIVMSALTVYDQLAELERRLKGVQAEVDGLRESRDHLIERQGEIETGYMSRLSSLVGRIDRITETLTPREDS, encoded by the coding sequence ATGGCTCAGGTAACGGTGACAATCGCAGGCAAAGTCTACAGGATGGCCTGCGACGACGGTCAGGAGGAGCACCTCTTCGGCCTCGCGCGCCGTCTCGACGAGCAGGTCGACGAGATGCGCAAGATCTTCGGCGAGATCGGCGACCAGCGGCTGATCGTGATGTCGGCGCTCACCGTCTATGACCAGCTGGCGGAGCTGGAGCGGCGTCTCAAGGGCGTGCAGGCGGAGGTCGACGGCCTGCGCGAAAGCCGCGATCATCTCATCGAGCGCCAGGGCGAGATCGAAACCGGCTACATGAGCCGGCTCTCCAGTCTTGTCGGTCGCATCGACCGCATCACCGAGACGCTGACGCCGCGCGAGGACAGCTGA
- a CDS encoding DUF4164 domain-containing protein translates to MADGGTFDAAVRDIEAALGRLEAAVARHHEADRRRADLEAECARLGEDRAKLAQDLDGSEARAGRLEDANKEVSRRLVAAMESIRVILDSHGG, encoded by the coding sequence ATGGCTGACGGGGGGACATTCGATGCGGCGGTCCGGGACATCGAGGCGGCGCTTGGCCGGCTCGAGGCGGCTGTCGCGCGTCACCACGAGGCCGACCGGCGGCGCGCCGACCTTGAAGCCGAATGCGCCCGCCTCGGCGAGGACCGGGCAAAGCTCGCCCAGGACCTCGACGGCAGCGAGGCCCGCGCCGGCCGCCTGGAAGACGCCAACAAGGAAGTCTCCCGCCGCCTCGTCGCCGCGATGGAGTCGATCCGGGTGATCCTCGACTCGCATGGCGGCTAG
- the tkt gene encoding transketolase → MIDIAEHTAMANAIRALAMDAVERAKSGHPGMPMGTADIATVLFTQFMKFDPSATNWPDRDRFVLSAGHGSMLLYSLLHLLGVEDMTIEDLKNFRQLGSKTAGHPEYGHAAGIETTTGPLGQGLATAVGMALAERIMNAEFGDDIVDHMTYVIAGDGCLMEGVSHEAIDLAGHLKLNKLVVLFDDNGITIDGSTSMSTSIDQLERFEAHGWRAERIDGLDPQAIEAALERAKASSKPSLIACRTVIGYGAPHKAGSHAAHGAPLGADEIAGAREKLGWPYPPFEIPAEIRDAWRVAGLKSGQARKEWEKRFKALDPETRATFERRIRGDLPAGVADKIEAYKAALVAEKPKVASRKASENALQMLAEAVPELLGGSADLTASNLTKAKVQKPVTPDDFDGRYIYYGIREFGMSAAMNGIALHGGFIPYGGTFLVFTDYARPAMRLAALMGVRVIYVMTHDSIGLGEDGPTHQPVEHLASLRAIPNMLVLRPGDAVETLEAWDVALNHRTGPSLLALSRQNLAAFRLEMEKANKVSLGAYEVAGCEGEADVSIFATGSEVNIALEAKALIEEAGKAARVVSVPSFELFAKQSADYRAEVIGNAKVKVGVEAAIRMGWDGIIGLDGIFVGMSTFGASGKAEDLYEHFGITPKAIAEKALEKLED, encoded by the coding sequence ATGATCGACATCGCCGAACACACCGCCATGGCCAACGCAATCCGTGCCTTGGCCATGGACGCGGTGGAACGGGCAAAATCCGGTCACCCCGGCATGCCCATGGGTACGGCCGACATCGCCACGGTTCTCTTCACGCAGTTCATGAAGTTCGATCCCTCCGCCACCAACTGGCCGGACCGCGATCGCTTCGTGCTCTCCGCCGGCCACGGCTCCATGCTCCTCTATTCGCTCTTGCACCTGCTCGGCGTCGAGGACATGACCATCGAGGACCTGAAGAACTTCCGCCAGCTCGGCTCCAAGACCGCCGGTCACCCGGAATACGGCCACGCCGCCGGCATCGAGACGACCACCGGCCCGCTCGGCCAGGGTCTTGCCACCGCCGTCGGCATGGCGCTCGCCGAGCGCATCATGAACGCCGAATTCGGCGACGACATCGTCGACCACATGACCTATGTGATCGCCGGTGACGGCTGCCTGATGGAGGGCGTCAGCCACGAGGCGATCGACCTTGCCGGCCACCTGAAGCTCAACAAGCTCGTCGTCCTCTTCGACGACAATGGCATCACCATCGACGGCTCGACCTCCATGTCGACGTCGATCGACCAGCTGGAGCGTTTCGAGGCGCACGGCTGGCGCGCCGAGCGCATCGACGGGCTCGACCCGCAGGCGATCGAGGCCGCACTGGAGCGCGCCAAGGCCTCCTCCAAGCCCTCGTTGATCGCCTGCCGCACGGTCATCGGCTACGGCGCGCCGCACAAGGCCGGCTCCCACGCCGCCCACGGCGCACCGCTTGGCGCCGACGAGATCGCCGGCGCCCGCGAAAAGCTCGGCTGGCCCTATCCGCCCTTCGAGATCCCGGCCGAAATCCGTGACGCCTGGCGCGTCGCCGGCCTCAAGTCCGGTCAGGCCCGCAAGGAATGGGAAAAGCGCTTCAAGGCGCTCGATCCTGAGACCCGCGCCACCTTCGAGCGCCGCATCCGCGGCGACCTGCCGGCCGGCGTTGCCGACAAGATCGAGGCCTACAAGGCGGCCCTCGTCGCCGAAAAGCCGAAGGTCGCCTCGCGCAAGGCCTCCGAGAACGCGCTGCAGATGCTGGCCGAGGCGGTTCCCGAACTGCTCGGCGGCTCGGCCGACCTCACCGCATCGAACCTCACCAAGGCCAAGGTTCAAAAGCCGGTCACGCCGGACGACTTCGACGGTCGCTATATCTATTACGGCATCCGCGAATTCGGCATGTCGGCGGCGATGAACGGCATCGCCCTGCATGGCGGCTTCATCCCCTACGGCGGCACCTTCCTGGTCTTCACCGACTACGCAAGGCCGGCCATGCGTCTCGCCGCGCTGATGGGCGTGCGCGTCATCTATGTGATGACCCATGATTCCATCGGCCTCGGCGAGGACGGTCCGACCCACCAGCCGGTCGAGCACTTGGCGAGCCTTCGGGCGATCCCGAACATGCTGGTGCTGCGCCCCGGCGATGCGGTCGAGACGCTGGAAGCCTGGGACGTCGCCCTCAACCATCGGACCGGCCCGAGCCTGCTCGCGCTCTCGCGCCAGAACCTTGCCGCCTTCCGCCTCGAAATGGAAAAGGCCAACAAGGTCTCGCTCGGCGCCTACGAGGTTGCCGGCTGCGAGGGCGAGGCGGACGTTTCGATCTTCGCCACCGGTTCGGAGGTCAACATCGCCCTTGAGGCGAAGGCCCTGATCGAGGAAGCCGGCAAGGCGGCGCGCGTCGTCTCCGTGCCCTCCTTCGAGCTCTTCGCCAAGCAGTCGGCCGACTACCGGGCCGAGGTCATCGGCAACGCCAAGGTCAAGGTCGGCGTGGAAGCTGCGATCCGCATGGGCTGGGACGGCATCATCGGTCTCGACGGCATCTTCGTCGGCATGTCGACCTTCGGTGCCTCCGGCAAGGCCGAGGATCTTTACGAGCATTTCGGCATCACCCCCAAGGCGATTGCCGAAAAGGCGCTCGAGAAGCTGGAAGACTGA
- the gap gene encoding type I glyceraldehyde-3-phosphate dehydrogenase codes for MAVKVAINGFGRIGRNVLRAIIESGRTDIEVVAINDLGPVETNAHLMRYDSVHGRFPGTVTVSGDTIDVGRGPIKVTAIRNPAELPHKELGVDIAMECTGIFTARDKAAAHLEAGAKRVLVSAPADGADLTVVFGVNDNKITKDHLVLSNASCTTNCLAPVAFVLNEAIGIEKGFMTTIHSYTGDQPTLDTMHKDLYRGRAAAMSMIPTSTGAAKAVGLVLPELKGKLDGTAIRVPTPNVSVVDFKFIAKKETSIEEINAAIRSAADGKLKGILGYTDDKNVSMDFNHDPHSSTFHMDQTKVMDGTLVRILSWYDNEWGFSSRMSDTAVTIAKTI; via the coding sequence ATGGCAGTGAAGGTCGCGATCAACGGGTTCGGACGCATCGGGCGCAACGTCTTGCGCGCCATCATCGAGTCGGGCCGCACCGACATCGAGGTGGTCGCCATCAACGATCTCGGGCCGGTGGAAACCAACGCGCATCTGATGCGCTACGATTCGGTCCACGGCCGCTTCCCCGGCACCGTGACGGTCTCCGGCGACACCATCGACGTCGGCCGCGGCCCCATCAAGGTCACCGCCATCCGCAATCCGGCCGAACTTCCCCACAAGGAACTCGGCGTCGACATCGCGATGGAGTGCACCGGCATCTTCACCGCCCGCGACAAGGCCGCTGCCCATCTTGAGGCTGGCGCCAAGCGCGTGCTGGTCTCGGCGCCCGCCGACGGCGCGGATCTCACGGTCGTCTTCGGCGTCAACGACAACAAGATCACCAAGGACCACCTGGTCCTGTCGAATGCCTCGTGCACGACGAACTGCCTGGCCCCGGTCGCTTTTGTCCTCAACGAGGCCATCGGCATCGAGAAGGGCTTCATGACGACGATCCACAGCTACACCGGCGACCAGCCGACGCTGGACACGATGCACAAGGATCTCTACCGCGGCCGCGCCGCGGCGATGTCGATGATCCCGACCTCGACCGGCGCCGCCAAGGCCGTCGGCCTCGTGCTGCCGGAGCTCAAGGGCAAGCTCGACGGCACCGCGATCCGCGTGCCGACCCCGAACGTCTCCGTCGTCGACTTCAAGTTCATCGCCAAGAAGGAGACCTCGATCGAGGAAATCAACGCCGCGATCAGGTCCGCCGCCGACGGCAAGCTCAAGGGCATCCTCGGCTACACCGACGACAAGAATGTCTCGATGGACTTCAACCACGATCCGCATTCGTCCACCTTCCACATGGACCAGACCAAGGTGATGGACGGCACGCTGGTGCGCATCCTGTCCTGGTATGACAACGAGTGGGGCTTCTCCAGCCGCATGTCCGACACGGCGGTGACCATCGCCAAGACGATCTGA
- a CDS encoding putative glycolipid-binding domain-containing protein yields MPADSFTPRPFRQRYSVSEPGRSYRNESLDGDFTAALPVDDIGVVIDYPEFWQHVQAEEPIR; encoded by the coding sequence ATTCCGGCCGACAGTTTCACTCCGAGACCATTTCGCCAGCGCTACAGCGTGAGCGAGCCGGGACGGTCCTATCGCAACGAAAGCCTGGACGGCGATTTCACCGCCGCTCTGCCGGTCGATGACATCGGCGTCGTGATCGATTATCCCGAGTTCTGGCAGCACGTTCAAGCCGAGGAACCAATTCGATGA